A section of the Pseudochaenichthys georgianus unplaced genomic scaffold, fPseGeo1.2 scaffold_797_arrow_ctg1, whole genome shotgun sequence genome encodes:
- the LOC117444340 gene encoding protein NLRC3-like yields the protein MSAERIGKRKSGVPVEQLSSCALCQDVLKDPVSTSCGHWFCRQCITSYREQRPPSGDSSCPQCGERSRTRAGLQTASQTSSVRADSGLQKVLDEHRNSLRRRCERVTEGTDQSETLLNRIFTELYITQGQSEEVNTQHEVRQLEAASKKETLHDTPIKCQDIFKALPDQQTPIRAVLTNGVAGVGKSFSVQKFTLDWAEGLGNQDVSLVIPLSFRELNLIKGEQYSLLRLLHVFHPTLQKVTAEQLAVCKVLLIFDGLDESRLSLDFRNNEVVSDVSQQSSVNVLLTNLIRGRLLPSALVWITSRPAAANQIPPAFPRHMGFPRRVGQVVCS from the exons AGGGAAGAGGAAGAGTGGTGTTCCTGTGGAGCAGCTGTCTAGCTGTGCTCTGTGTCAGGACGTCCTGAAGGATCCAGTCTCTACCAGCTGTGGACACTGGTTCTGCAGACAGTGCATCACCTCATACcgggagcagagacctccatcaGGAGACTCCTCCTGTCCCCAGTGTGGAGAACGATCCAGAACCAGAGCTGGCCTGCAGACAGCCAGTCAGACCAGCTCTGTACGAG CAGATAGTGGTCTGCAGAAGGTTCTAGATGAACATAGGAACAGTCTGAGGAGGAGATGTGAACGTGTGACTGAAGGAACTGATCAAAGTGAAACCCTCCTCAACAGGATCTTCACTGAGCTCTACATCACACAAGGCCAGAGTGAAGAGGTTAATACCCAACATGAGGTGAGGCAGCTGGAGGCAGCTTCCAAGAAGGAGACCCTCCATGACACTCCAATCAAGTGCCAGGACATCTTTAAAGCCTTACCTGACCAGCAGACTCCCATCAGAGCGGTCCTGACCAACGGAGTCGCTGGAGTTGGAAAAAGCTTCTCGGTGCAGAAGTTCACTCTGGACTGGGCCGAGGGTTTGGGAAACCAAGATGTGAGTCTGGTGATCCCGCTCTCCTTCAGGGAGCTGAACCTGATCAAAGGTGAGCAGTACAGTCTTCTCAGGCTGCTCCATGTCTTCCATCCAACCTTACAGAAGGTCACAGCAGAGCAGCTGGCAGTCTGCAAAGTGCTGCTCATCTTTGACGGCCTGGATGAAAGCAGACTTTCTCTGGACTTCAGAAACAATGAGGTCGTGTCTGATGTCTCTCAGCAGTCCTCAGTCAACGTGCTGCTGACAAACCTCATCAGGGGGAGGCTGCTTCCCTCTGCTCTCGTCTGGATAACTTCCAGACCTGCAGCGGCCAATCAGATCCCTCCTGCTTTCCCCAGACATATGGGGTTTCCCAGAAGAGTGGGACAGGTAGTCTGTTCTTGA